The proteins below are encoded in one region of Telopea speciosissima isolate NSW1024214 ecotype Mountain lineage chromosome 10, Tspe_v1, whole genome shotgun sequence:
- the LOC122641517 gene encoding probable inactive patatin-like protein 9 — MELSKITLEIFSRLEQKWLSHCEDKKTRILSIDGGGTKGIIAGAALIHLEDQIQAKTGDSQSRIIDFFDILAGTGIGAIFSAMLTADDGNGRPLFTARDAVKFVQEKHSEMFKIKHEGILRRRRRFSSKKFDKVLKEALSRENGKVLTLKDTCKPLLVPCYDLNSSAPFVFSRADAAESPSFDFELWKACRATSATPSLFKPFHLTSIDGKTSCLAIDGGLVMNNPTAAAVTHALHNKRDFPSVNGVEDLLVLSLGNGPLSGPSPSPLRRQLHRNGECSTTSVVGIVLDGISETVDQMLGNAFCWNRTDYVRIQANGFVSQEVELTMDGMLKERGVESLPFGGKRLLTETNGQRIKSFVQRLVASGKSSLPPSPCKETAVSSLVNGR, encoded by the exons ATGGAGCTTAGTAAGATAACTTTGGAGATCTTCTCGAGACTGGAGCAGAAATGGCTATCGCATTGTGAAGATAAGAAAACCAGAATTCTCAGCATTGATGGTGGTGGAACCAAAGGCATCATAGCAGGAGCGGCCTTAATCCATCTCGAAGATCAGATCCAAGCCAAAACAGGAGATTCTCAATCTCGAATCATCGATTTCTTCGACATTCTTGCTGGCACTGGAATCGGTGCCATTTTCTCTGCAATGCTGACCGCCGATGACGGTAATGGCCGACCTCTCTTCACCGCCAGAGACGCCGTCAAATTCGTACAAGAAAAACACTCGGAGATGTTCAAGATCAAGCATGAAGGGATTCTCCGTCGACGGCGAAGGTTTTCTAGTAAGAAATTCGATAAAGTCTTGAAAGAAGCGTTAAGCAGAGAGAACGGTAAGGTTTTGACGTTGAAGGATACGTGCAAGCCTCTCCTTGTTCCTTGCTACGATCTCAACAGCTCTGCACCGTTCGTCTTCTCCCGTGCCGACGCAGCAGAGTCTCCAAGCTTCGATTTCGAACTTTGGAAAGCCTGCCGTGCCACGTCGGCAACTCCGAGCTTATTCAAACCGTTTCATCTAACCTCCATTGACGGCAAAACGTCGTGTTTGGCTATTGACGGAGGACTCGTCATGAACAACCCCACGGCGGCTGCCGTTACTCACGCCTTGCATAACAAACGGGATTTCCCTTCAGTGAACGGCGTCGAAGACTTGCTCGTTCTATCACTAGGTAACGGGCCCTTGAGTGGTCCTTCTCCGTCACCGTTAAGACGACAACTGCACCGTAACGGAGAATGCTCCACTACGTCGGTCGTTGGCATCGTCCTTGACGGCATCTCGGAAACCGTCGACCAAATGCTCGGCAACGCTTTCTGTTGGAATCGTACGGACTACGTGAGAATCCAG GCAAACGGTTTCGTCTCACAAGAAGTGGAGCTTACGATGGATGGGATGTTGAAAGAGAGAGGAGTGGAGTCCTTACCGTTTGGGGGGAAGCGGTTGCTGACGGAGACTAACGGACAGCGAATCAAGAGTTTCGTGCAACGCCTCGTTGCTTCGGGAAAGAGTAGCCTACCGCCAAGCCCTTGCAAAGAAACCGCCGTTAGTTCTCTGGTTAATGGCCGTTaa